One part of the Neoarius graeffei isolate fNeoGra1 chromosome 2, fNeoGra1.pri, whole genome shotgun sequence genome encodes these proteins:
- the LOC132869143 gene encoding uncharacterized protein LOC132869143 has product MFTGCELVKAGLEAVTGFTGESVVLPCVCTDLQDKPKSVKWAFRRESGTNYQKIYPEQTGHHRNRVKLVSKNPPGNLSLLISDLTEEDQGEYRCSAQADYKYFRLSVKAKRRETSTHSRKTDTTPPSEPTTLEQDKQQTHSSLPIVFGILAVLLLVIPGVVTFICWRHRGTCARGRCGENRMTEERPDWKRKQEDQTGPDDTYSTVTYINTWSSKGSDQRWRGN; this is encoded by the exons ATGTTTACAGGCTGTGAGCTGGTGAAGGCAGGGTTAGAGGCGGTGACTGGGTTCACAGGAGAGTCTGTAGTTCTGCCCTGCGTCTGCACTGACCTACAGGACAAACCAAAGTCTGTAAAATGGGCGTTTAGAAGAGAATCTGGAACAAATTATCAGAAAATTTACCCTGAACAGACTGGACATCACAGGAACAGAGTCAAACTGGTCAGTAAAAACCCTCCAGGAAACCTCTCTCTACTCATATCAGACCTGACTGAAGAGGATCAGGGAGAGTACAGATGTTCTGCACAGGCTGATTACAAATATTTCAGACTATCTGTTAAAG CCAAAAGAAGAGAAACTTCAACACACTCAAGGAAAACAGACACAACACCTCCATCAGAACCAACAACACTGGAACAAGATAAACAGCAAACACACAGCAGCCTCCCTATAG TTTTTGGCATTCTGGCGGTTTTATTGTTGGTGATACCTGGTGTAGTGACATTTATTTGTTGGAGACATAGAggtacatgcgcgc GAGGAAGATGTGGAGAGAACAGGATGACTGAAGAACGTCCAGACTGGAAGAGAAAGCAGGAGGATCAG ACTGGACCAGATGATACTTACTCCACTGTAACCTACATTAACACCTGGAGCAGCAAAGGTTCAGATCAACGCTGGAGAGGAAACTGA